In one window of Deltaproteobacteria bacterium DNA:
- a CDS encoding DUF3310 domain-containing protein, translating into MSDCTCGGWLDSGELDKNLDEQAKAYALSEFVGRPIEPQTLPPMTGPVTMQDGTVVTPHDPVQRPTHYQQFGVEVIDIIRHVLGPEGFRAYCIGNELKYRLRAGDKGDAAQDIAKAMKYREFREGK; encoded by the coding sequence ATGAGCGATTGCACATGCGGCGGCTGGCTGGATTCTGGTGAGCTGGATAAAAACCTTGATGAACAGGCCAAAGCCTACGCACTGTCGGAGTTTGTTGGTCGGCCCATTGAGCCGCAAACACTCCCGCCTATGACTGGGCCGGTCACGATGCAGGACGGCACGGTGGTGACGCCACATGACCCCGTGCAGCGACCCACGCACTACCAGCAATTCGGCGTCGAGGTCATCGACATCATACGCCACGTCCTGGGGCCGGAAGGGTTTCGCGCCTATTGCATCGGCAACGAGTTGAAGTACAGGCTTCGGGCTGGTGACAAAGGCGATGCAGCGCAGGACATAGCCAAGGCCATGAAGTACCGTGAATTTAGGGAGGGAAAATGA